Genomic window (Melioribacteraceae bacterium):
TCGCAATTTCACTCCCCGGCGGAGCGATTGATACCGGATGGACATTTTATATTCCTTATAGTGTTCGAACAAGCACAAATGTATCGTTAGCAATTTTTGCGGCTTTTATTCTTGGGTTCTCGTCAATATTGACCGGAATTAATTTTGTTACTACTGTTCATCGTTTACGGGCTCCGGGAATGACATTCTTTAAAATGCCACTTTTTGTTTGGTCAACTTATGCAACAGCCTGGATCCAAATAATTGCTACACCAGTTATTGGAATAACAATTGTACTTGTGATTCTTGAAAGAGCATTCGGAGTTGGTATTTTTGATCCGGCACTAGGCGGTGATCCCATTTTATTTCAACACTTATTTTGGATATACTCTCATCCTGCAGTGTATATAATGATTTTACCTGCAATGGGAGTCGTTTCGGAGATAATTCCAACTTTTTCCCGAAGAACGATTTTTGGCTATAAAGCTATTGCCATGTCGAGTCTTGCTATCGCTTTTGTTGGATATCTGGTTTGGGCGCATCATATGTTTACATCCGGAATGAGCGATACTGCAAGATGGATATTTTCACTACTCACTTTTATAGTTGCTCTTCCTAGTGGAGTTAAAGTATTTAATTGGGTCGCTACAATGTATAAAGGGTCGATTGATCCCAAAACTCCTTTTTTGTGGGTGATGAATTTTATATTTCTATTTTCTATTGGAGGATTAACTGGATTGGTACTGGGCTCTCTCTCGACAGATATCCATCTACATGATACATATTTTGTGGTGGCTCATTTTCATTATGTAATGTTCGGGGGAACAGGAACTATATTTTTTGCGGCGCTGCATTACTGGTTCCCCAAAATGTTTGGAAAAATGTATAATGAAAGATTAGCTCAAATAGCTGTTGCGCTTTTTTTCATCGGTTTTAACATGCTCTATTTCCCTAAATTTATTTTAGGTTATTTGGGAATGCCAAGAAGATATTATGACTATTTACCTGAGTTTGAAGCTTTGCAAAAAATATCAACTTTCGGTTCATGGATTTTAGTCCCTACATTATTTTTCATTGTTGGCTATTTGGTTCATGCGTTAATTAAAGGGAAAAAAGCGGGACCAAATCCTTGGGGAGGAGTTACGCTTGAATGGCATATTCAATCCCCTCCAACAGTAGAAAATTTTGATGTAATTCCAACTGTTACTCACGAACCGTACGATTTCAGTCAATTGAAGGAGTTAAAGCATGACTCATAATCACGATACTGCCGCGGTTCATCATGTGCATCGTGATGATGTTGGCGCAAGAATGGGAATGTGGCTTTTTCTTTTTACGGAAGTACTTCTCTTTGGCGGATTATTCCTAATATATGCGGTGTATCGATTTCAATACGCAGACCAATTTAGAATTGCCGGATTAGAATTAAACACCGGAATAGGCGCTCTGAATACTATCATTCTTTTATCGAGTAGTTTAACTGTTGCTCTTTCTATCACTGCTCTGCAAAAAGGGAATAAATTTTTAAGTTTAGTTTTTCTTTATGCAACGCAAGTATTCGCTGTTCTGTTCATGATAAATAAATATTTTGAATGGTCTGCAAAAATTTCTCATGGAATTTTCCCCGGTTCAGAAGAGATGCTTAATAAACATAATGGCGAAATATTGTTTTATGGATTGTATTATATAATGACTGGTTTACACGGATTACACGTGATTATTGGGATGATAATAATTGGCGTAGTTATGGTTTTTATTAAAAATGATAAAATCACTAGCGAAAGTTATGTTAAACTTGAAAATGCGGGTCTTTACTGGCACTTAGTTGATTTGATCTGGATTTTCCTTTTCCCATTATTCTATTTAATTCAATAAGGTTTATTATGGAAAGTAATCATAAAAGTCATCCTGGCTATGTTTCATATATTATTGTGTGGGTCGCGCTTCTTGCGTTAACTTCAATTACTGTAACTATTGCCGGAATTAATTTGGGCAACTATACCTTAATAATTGCGATGCTGATAGCCGCTATAAAATCGATGCTGGTTATAAATATTTTTATGCACATAAAGTATGAAGATGCCATTTTTAAAGTGTTTCTTGCTCTAAGCGGTTTAACATTGTTAATCATTTTTATATTAACATTTTTCGATTTTATCTATAGATGAGGATCTAAATGAGTCCAGCTCCAACAAGTCATGTAGAGTCTGTTGATTTTGTAATGCTTTATATTGTGGGCATTTCAGTAATTCTGTTATTGGGAATTACTGCGGTCATGATATATTTTGTTTTTAAGTATCATAGAAAAAAAGGGCATAAACCGGTTGATATTCATGGTAATGTTTTATTAGAAATTATTTGGATTGCAATACCAACCATACTTGTCTTATCTATGTTTTATTTCGGTTATACGAGTTTCCGCGATATTAGAATTAAGCCAAAGGACGCTATGGCTGTGAAAGTTACAGCAAGGATGTGGCAGTTTTCTTTCGAGTATGAGAATGGAAAAAAATCAGATACTCTATATGTACCAATTAATAAAGGTATAGATCTTCAAATGGAATCGGTTGACGTAAATCATTCATTATATATTCCGGCATTCAGAATTAAAGAAGATGTGATAAAAGGAAAAACAACTAATCTCTATTTCACTGCTGAAGTTGAGGGGACATATGATATCGCCTGCGCTGAATATTGCGGATTAGATCATTCAATGATGTATTCACAGGTTAAAGTAGTATCTGCTGATAGTTTCAAAACATGGTATTCAACTGTGGATTCTATCACCGATTCAACCAAAACTAAATAAAAAATTTGTGGTAAATATTAACAAACATATAAATATTATTTCGCAGCTAGGGAAGTTCAAAATCACTTTCTTTGTAGCTATATCCTCCTCTGTAGGGTATATTCTATATAAGGAATCGATTGATATATTGATGATTCTGCCGGTACTAGGAATTTTTTTGTTAGCCAGCGGTTCATCGGGATTTAATCATCTACAAGAGAGAAAGTATGACCTATTGATGGACCGGACTAAAGGAAGACCTATACCATCGGGAGAAATTACTGAGACTTACGCATATTCCTTTGCAATACTATTCTCATTGATTGGGATGTCCCTTTTATATTTTTATGGGAATTTAATTAGCGCGATATTGGGTTTAACCGCTTTAATATGGTATAATTTAGTTTATACCCCCTTAAAAATGAAAAGTGCATTAGCAGTTGTTCCCGGCTCTGTAATTGGTGCTCTCCCTCCAGTAATCGGGTGGACCTCAGCCGGGGGAGAAGTTACTGATCCAAAAATACTTTCATTTGCATTATTCTTTTTTATTTGGCAAATACCACATTTCTGGCTACTACTTTTAATGTACAATAAAGATTATGAGAAAGCGGGATTCCCAACTTTGACAAAGATATTCAACAATGTGCAGCTAAGCAGAATAACCTATGTTTGGATCAGCGGATTAGTTGCGAGTTGTTTATTACTGCCCTTATTTGGGGTAGTTAACAACGATATAGCTATACTCGGTTTGTTTATATCCGGGATTTGGCTTCTTTGGAAATCAAAATCAATTCTGAGCGAGTATTTTGAAAGGATTGCCATACGAAATGCGTTTATGAATATTAATCTTTTTGTTCTCGCCGTTGTATTTATTATATCAATCGAAAAGTTATTTTTAACTGAACTTTAATGGTATTCAAATGGAATTTTTAGATAACTCGGTTTTACCACAATCTACTCACCACATGCATTTATTGAAATATTTGCTTGTGCTAACAAATCTTATTTTATATTCATACATAGGAACTTTGTGGGGTAGTTTTGTTTTATCTTTATATTATAAAAGACTGGCCAAAAAACATAACTCTCAAAAGTATAATGAAATTGCGAAGTACATTATTGATCTGGTAACTTTTAATAAAAGTGTCTCCTTTGGGCTGGGAATAATTCCAATGTTAAGTTCGGCTTTTTGTTATGCTCAGCTCTTGCATCTAAGCGGTGTTCAAACTGCTGGATTTATAATTATTGCGAGCGGATTTTTATTTGTTTCAATAATTTTTGTTTACACATATAAGCATACTTTTCATCTTTCCGATATTTTAGGTGCCTCTGTAAATGAAATATCTGGTGAAAAAAATAATTATTTGGAAGGTGCAAAAAAGCTTAATAGTTCTTCAGGTTTATGGGGAATGGTTACATTAACATTATCAATATTAATTTATTTCAGCGCTTCGCAATTTGCATCGGATTCTGGTTCTTGGTCGGAGAGGAATAATTTCCTTGGAATTATATTTTCCTTGGATTCAGTGATATCATTTTTACAATTTCTTTTAATATCATTTATTGCAAGCTCCACCTTATTATTATATAAAATATTTAGTGTTGATAAGAAAATTGATGACGGGGAATTCGGGGAATTAAAGAATAAATTGCTCATAGTTCTGTTAATATCATTAATAATAATTCCAGCTCTAATACTTTTACTGATAATCGTAAAACCTGCTAACACGTTGAGTTATGAATTTTTTGCTACGAGTATAACTGTGTTTGCTTTAATCCTGTTGTTGGTGATTTCAACATATAAAATGTTGAAGAACAATTTAATAAGGAATAGTAGTAATGCTTTTTTCATGGTAATATTTCTGTTATTTTTTATTGTTCTAAAGGAACAATACGCATTTGATT
Coding sequences:
- a CDS encoding cytochrome c — protein: MEFLDNSVLPQSTHHMHLLKYLLVLTNLILYSYIGTLWGSFVLSLYYKRLAKKHNSQKYNEIAKYIIDLVTFNKSVSFGLGIIPMLSSAFCYAQLLHLSGVQTAGFIIIASGFLFVSIIFVYTYKHTFHLSDILGASVNEISGEKNNYLEGAKKLNSSSGLWGMVTLTLSILIYFSASQFASDSGSWSERNNFLGIIFSLDSVISFLQFLLISFIASSTLLLYKIFSVDKKIDDGEFGELKNKLLIVLLISLIIIPALILLLIIVKPANTLSYEFFATSITVFALILLLVISTYKMLKNNLIRNSSNAFFMVIFLLFFIVLKEQYAFDSATKQHFEMLSANYNEFTTNLKKEMGMFTEQISGQDIYNGRCIACHNFDQKIVGPPYNDVLPKYVDKKDDLVKYILNPVKVNPEYPAMPSQGLKPNEAEAVAEYLLTTYKK
- the ctaD gene encoding cytochrome c oxidase subunit I, with the translated sequence MANGNSAIAEKSFFDQSTNKYNGVGSWLLTVDHKRIGLMYFWTILFFFLVAAVIGLLMRFELIAPGKQLFEAQTYNQLFTLHGVIMIFLFIIPGLPAIFGNFFLPIQIGARDVAFPRLNLLSYYIYIVGAVLALLAISLPGGAIDTGWTFYIPYSVRTSTNVSLAIFAAFILGFSSILTGINFVTTVHRLRAPGMTFFKMPLFVWSTYATAWIQIIATPVIGITIVLVILERAFGVGIFDPALGGDPILFQHLFWIYSHPAVYIMILPAMGVVSEIIPTFSRRTIFGYKAIAMSSLAIAFVGYLVWAHHMFTSGMSDTARWIFSLLTFIVALPSGVKVFNWVATMYKGSIDPKTPFLWVMNFIFLFSIGGLTGLVLGSLSTDIHLHDTYFVVAHFHYVMFGGTGTIFFAALHYWFPKMFGKMYNERLAQIAVALFFIGFNMLYFPKFILGYLGMPRRYYDYLPEFEALQKISTFGSWILVPTLFFIVGYLVHALIKGKKAGPNPWGGVTLEWHIQSPPTVENFDVIPTVTHEPYDFSQLKELKHDS
- a CDS encoding cytochrome C oxidase subunit IV family protein, with translation MESNHKSHPGYVSYIIVWVALLALTSITVTIAGINLGNYTLIIAMLIAAIKSMLVINIFMHIKYEDAIFKVFLALSGLTLLIIFILTFFDFIYR
- a CDS encoding protoheme IX farnesyltransferase → MVNINKHINIISQLGKFKITFFVAISSSVGYILYKESIDILMILPVLGIFLLASGSSGFNHLQERKYDLLMDRTKGRPIPSGEITETYAYSFAILFSLIGMSLLYFYGNLISAILGLTALIWYNLVYTPLKMKSALAVVPGSVIGALPPVIGWTSAGGEVTDPKILSFALFFFIWQIPHFWLLLLMYNKDYEKAGFPTLTKIFNNVQLSRITYVWISGLVASCLLLPLFGVVNNDIAILGLFISGIWLLWKSKSILSEYFERIAIRNAFMNINLFVLAVVFIISIEKLFLTEL
- the coxB gene encoding cytochrome c oxidase subunit II — encoded protein: MSPAPTSHVESVDFVMLYIVGISVILLLGITAVMIYFVFKYHRKKGHKPVDIHGNVLLEIIWIAIPTILVLSMFYFGYTSFRDIRIKPKDAMAVKVTARMWQFSFEYENGKKSDTLYVPINKGIDLQMESVDVNHSLYIPAFRIKEDVIKGKTTNLYFTAEVEGTYDIACAEYCGLDHSMMYSQVKVVSADSFKTWYSTVDSITDSTKTK
- a CDS encoding cytochrome c oxidase subunit 3, translated to MTHNHDTAAVHHVHRDDVGARMGMWLFLFTEVLLFGGLFLIYAVYRFQYADQFRIAGLELNTGIGALNTIILLSSSLTVALSITALQKGNKFLSLVFLYATQVFAVLFMINKYFEWSAKISHGIFPGSEEMLNKHNGEILFYGLYYIMTGLHGLHVIIGMIIIGVVMVFIKNDKITSESYVKLENAGLYWHLVDLIWIFLFPLFYLIQ